The genomic segment CACAGCATATCCCCCATAACCATATCGGAGAAAATCACTCCTGACAGCATCAAAAAGAACGAGTGACTCTTCTTCGGACAAAGGGTGCAAAAAGTACTTCATCACAGAGGGGCTGCTGTTCATCTCTGAGAAAACAACGAAATCCTCTTCTTCCCAATCGCGTAACAACAAACGCGGTGTTTCAATATATACCATGATCCAAGCAAGGAGTTGTCTTATTCTCCCGTACAAAGATATAGCTATTTCTCAAACTTTTCGCCGCAGAATGTTGCACCAAGTAAAAGAATATCTTATTTTTGCAACTTACTGTTATTAATTATAACCTTTTAGGCTGAAAATACTATCAAATTATGGATACAAGTAAGATTGTAGGAGAAAAGATCAAGTCGCTCCGCGAAAGCCAATCCATTAGCATGGAAGAGTTGGCACAACGTTCAGGGCTCGCTATCGAACAAATTGAACGTATTGAAAACAATATCGACCTGCCGTCACTGGCACCGCTCATCAAAATAGCCCGCGTACTGGGCGTGCGTCTCGGAACGTTCCTTGACGATCAGGATGAAAACGGTCCTGTGGTATGCCGTAAGTCGGAAGCAAAGGACAGCATCAGTTTCTCCAACAATGCCATCCACTCACGCAAGCACATGGAGTACCATTCCCTGTCCAAGTCAAAGGCCGATCGCCACATGGAACCGTTCATCATTGACGTGGCACCTACGGACGACAGCGATTTCGTGCTCTCCTCACACGAAGGCGAAGAGTTCATCATGGTCATGGAAGGAACTATGGAAATCAGCTACGGGAAGAACACCTACCTTCTTGAAGAGGGAGACAGCATCTACTACGACTCCATTGTGCCACACCACGTACATGCCTACGAAGGACAGGCAGCCAAGATACTGGCAGTGATTTATACACCGATTTAAAAAAAGTTTGAAGCATGGGATATAAGGTATAAACAAGAAAGTGCAACGACACCGCACTCATGCTTTATACCTTATATTCCATGCTTTATCTCCATACTCAAAAAGACATCATGTTATACGAAAGAACGCTTGGCCAATGGCTGGAGCATTGGGCCGCAACTACACCTGACAAAGAATACATTGTTTACTCCGACCG from the Bacteroides eggerthii genome contains:
- a CDS encoding helix-turn-helix domain-containing protein, which produces MDTSKIVGEKIKSLRESQSISMEELAQRSGLAIEQIERIENNIDLPSLAPLIKIARVLGVRLGTFLDDQDENGPVVCRKSEAKDSISFSNNAIHSRKHMEYHSLSKSKADRHMEPFIIDVAPTDDSDFVLSSHEGEEFIMVMEGTMEISYGKNTYLLEEGDSIYYDSIVPHHVHAYEGQAAKILAVIYTPI